The DNA window CCATCTTTTCCAAACTCTTTATCATGAACgatgataatttaaaatttgtaaATGGTTCTTTATCCTGGGGTGAAGCATATTGTGGTTTAGTTAACCAGTCTAGGTTCTTTGTATGAGTTGACACAGATGATAGTTTTCGATCTCTTGGTAATGCGGGTTGCGGTAATGGGACAAGACTATGttgttcaatatttttattctcTTCTTCGTTTTCTTCATGCTCTTGTTCAATTACTTCTGATTCTGTCGACtgtttgaatttgttgaatattGCTTGATGTTTGTGAATATAGTCTTGATCTACTTCTGGTTGCAGATCAATGTCCATTctatcatcaattttactattattttcttcttcttcttcttcttcttcttcttcttcgcTGATGTTTTGATCTTGGGATGGATTATGTTCAGACTCATTTGTCTCTTCTTCGTCTTCGGAGCTTTCACTCTCActtaattttcttttctttagACTCACACCAAATCCAGAGTTTACTGGCTGGATACCATTACTTTGATCTGCTAAAGGATCATATCTTTGGCTAAACATGTTTTATAAAGCCAATGCAATTTATGTTtggtttaaaaaaaaaaaaagaaggaaatCGTGACTGAAAAATGTTCAAGATGAGATCgtatttttttctatgaAAGTTTGTATGTATCTCtatcttcttttttcattacTACCAACCCAAAACAAAGTTCAAAGTGTtacgaaaaaaaaaaaaaaaacgcCTAGTAAACttgaaatagaaaaaattttcgGTTTTTCCCCTTTTGATTCCAACTCACCATAACTAGCCAAATATGATACCAACTATAACAAGATTAGGTGCTCGTTCTGTTTGGAAGGGACCACATATTGTACCATTACCTGTTGCCAATgcaatcaaaaataaaacaccTATAAGAACTAAAGCTAGGAATTGCACAATTATTCCAcaatttgttggtttgaAATTCGAAGTACACAATGGGAAAGAATACGTCGAGTTGGAAGTGACCGACGATATGGTAGGCTCAAAATTGGGTGAGTTTGCTGCAACAAGAAAGAGATTCATGTATAAATATTCcaagaattaaaagaaagaggGGAACTGGTTCGGATTTGTTTGTGTTTATGACTtgtacatatatatatttatatatttattctaataataatggattggaaataaataaatgaaaacaaagaaaagaaagcaCAAAATCGACTGTCTATCTTTGCCTGTGTGGTGGTAGGGTTCTATCCTCTTCCGCCTCTTGGATTGTAATCATCAAGTCTAGCTTGTCTTAATTCTCCAGTTCTATCTATAATTGGCCAATTACCCCAACCGTTCAATCTTATGACCAAGCATGTTGCGTTATCATCACCTCCCACAAACTCAACAAATTTGATAACTTGTTCTGCGCAATACTGTGGGGTGGCCACTGTTTGACCTTTTAAGTTTACATGTGTGAGCACAATATCAGCGATTTCCTGATCCGTTAATATATTCGTTACCCCATCACTGCACAAGATAAGGAAACTTTCGTCTCCGCCCAATCCTCCTACAGTGTATTTCTCGATTTCATCAGGAGTTAAAAACTGTTTCATGGCGTCCAGATCGCCAATTATGTATTGATTGAAATCGGGTTCTGCTGTCACTCCGACTTCTTTGTAATCAACATCACCAAAAGCTCGTGTGTTTGCCAATGCAACAAATCTTTCTTCGCCAAAGGAATCTGtcataaaaaaatttgctGCATATTTTCTCAATCTTTTAGCCTCGATTGGGTTCAGTGGATGATGATCAGTGGTTAGTGTATGGGCCAACCCGTTCTTGTCAGCCAATATAGCCCTGGTGTCACCCAAATGTCCAATGCTTAGCCTGGAAATTGTGTGTCtattgaaataataattttcaaaaaatggTTGGAAGGTTCCTGGTTTCGAATAAATGGTTTCAATAAGTGCTGATGTACAAGTAGAGCCTGACTTTTGTTCTTGACTGAAAAAATTGTAGTCGGCATTCAAAAACGCAAGAGGCACTCTTGTTGCTAAATCATCAGAAAGAAAAttctttagttttattCGTTCCTTCTCCCAATTGGCAACAGTGTTATCGCGATGTTTATACCACCGTTTCCAATACCCACCAACATTCTTGGCGTATTTTTTGAACAAATCTTGACGGTCATTATCATTCTCAACTAATTGATCCAGATCCTCTAATGCTTGCGATAAGTTTTCTGCCAAGTATGTCGAGCATTGGTCACCGCCATGACCATCGAAAATactaaaattaaatatctGTGACTCTTTGATTTGTAGCAAATTGGCAATATACTTGTCCTCGTTGTACAAACGATTGACTCGACTAGTAGAATGTCCCAAGTGAGAAGGACTTTTTAGAATAGGAACAATCAACTTCCCCACTTTTGATGGTTGTTTGTGGGAAAAGCCACCACTGGATGATATGTCCATTGCTGTGAATGTAACTGTTTGTGAAACATGGCGTACAAAACTCAAGCTGGGTGGTAGGAGTTGTCTGCTGCGTATTGACATGTATAAGTGATTTTAACCAATTTCAGACttattaatgaatatatgaattagaaaaagaaaaagaagactGTCTAAAGCTCTGTAAAAgataattcaacaattccaAGTTATCgttgatcaatttttgcTCGTGGGTGGGTGTGTGTATGTGCCGTATCGTAGGTGCGAGTGGGAAGTTAGGTCCGAGATGGGGTACACCGTCaagtaacaaaaaaaaaaagaaaaagaaaaactatACTAGCAATTTAGTTTGCAATTGTGATATTGTGCCCCGGGGGAGTTGC is part of the Candida dubliniensis CD36 chromosome R, complete sequence genome and encodes:
- a CDS encoding mitochondrial 37S ribosomal protein RSM19 (Similar to S. cerevisiae RSM19); translated protein: MIPTITRLGARSVWKGPHIVPLPVANAIKNKTPIRTKARNCTIIPQFVGLKFEVHNGKEYVELEVTDDMVGSKLGEFAATRKRFMYKYSKN
- a CDS encoding protein phosphatase, putative (Similar to S. cerevisiae PTC6); this translates as MSIRSRQLLPPSLSFVRHVSQTVTFTAMDISSSGGFSHKQPSKVGKLIVPILKSPSHLGHSTSRVNRLYNEDKYIANLLQIKESQIFNFSIFDGHGGDQCSTYLAENLSQALEDSDQLVENDNDRQDLFKKYAKNVGGYWKRWYKHRDNTVANWEKERIKLKNFLSDDLATRVPLAFLNADYNFFSQEQKSGSTCTSALIETIYSKPGTFQPFFENYYFNRHTISRLSIGHLGDTRAILADKNGLAHTLTTDHHPSNPIEAKRLRKYAANFFMTDSFGEERFVALANTRAFGDVDYKEVGVTAEPDFNQYIIGDSDAMKQFLTPDEIEKYTVGGLGGDESFLILCSDGVTNILTDQEIADIVLTHVNLKGQTVATPQYCAEQVIKFVEFVGGDDNATCLVIRLNGWGNWPIIDRTGELRQARLDDYNPRGGRG